From the Pseudodesulfovibrio indicus genome, the window GGGGTGTCCGGTGCCGGATGCGGGTTTGAAGACCGGGTCGAGGTAGCGGGCGGCCACGGCTTCGGGCACCTGTCCGTCGGTCCAGCCTTCCTCGGCCAGGGCCACGAAGAGCGGGCAGGGGTGGCCGATGATGCGCGTTTGGGGATCGATGGCGTGGATGGCGCGCTGGTAGGCCCCGCGCGCGATGGTCGATTCGGTGGCGATGACGGCGATGGCGCGGTTGCGGGAGGCGGCGCAGGCGGCGCGCGCGCCGGGGTCGACCACGCCGATGACCGGCACGTCGGGGTAGGCCTCGCGCAGGGCGTCGAGGGCCACGGCCGAGGCGGTGTTGCAGGCAACCACGAGCAGCTTGATGCCCCGGCGGATGAGCTCCGCGCCGCACTGCACCCCGTACCGGGTGACGGTCTGGGGCGACTTGGTGCCGTAGGGCAGCCGCGCGGTATCGCCGAGATAGACCACGTCTTCGCAGGGCATGCGCTCGCGCAACGCCTTGAGCACGGTCAGCCCGCCCACGCCCGAATCGAACATGCCGATGGGCAGCTTCGCTTCTTTCTTCATCGTTTCTGGCTCCTTGCGCGGCCCAACGGAGCGCGCGCCCCGAAATCAACACATTTTCCAGAAAATGTCTAAACTATTCGCCGGGAGTCTAGACTCCGGCGGAGGGGGGGGCGGCGGCCTATTCGGCCTTGGAATAGCCGAGCATCTTCTGGGCCCAACTGCGGGCCTGGAGATAGAGCAGTTCCGCCTGGAAGGAGTCGAGACCGAGCCGCTGGAGCCGCTGCGCGGTCTCGCCCCATTGGCCGCGCTCGTAGCTGGTGGCCAGCCGCAGGAGGTCGTAGTGCTCGCCTTGGCCCCGGAGCGCATCGGTGACCGGCTTCTCCAGGGGGAGGAGTTCGAGGATGCGCTGCATCTCCTGGCCGAGCATGGCGTCGAGCAGGGAGAAGAGGCCGGTCATGAACAGGGTATCCGGTTCGCAGACGGTCCGGTTGGAGCTGGAGCAGATGGATTCCAGGAACTTGGCCCGGTGCACGGCCAGGTAGGCCAGCTCGCCCGCCTTGGGAGACGGGTTGAGGTCCGCGATGAGCGCACTGCGGAGCCATTGCTTGACGTGGATCATGCCGATCATGTCGATGGCCCGCTTGGCGGACTTGACCTTTTCCCTGAGGCCCATGCCCGCGGAGTTGACGTAGCGGAACAGGCGGTAGGTCAGGGACGGGTCCGACTGGAGGATGAGCCCCAGCCTATTGGAATCGAGTTCCGCCTTGGCCAGCTCGGCCAGGAGCTGGAGCTTGGTGGTTTCGGATGTTGAGAGCTTGCGGCCGGGGATGATTTCCGGCTGGCTGAAGAAGAATCCCTGGAACAGGGCGAAGCCCATGTCGCGGAGCCGGCGGAAGGTCTCGTTTTGCTCGACCTTTTCGGCCAGGGGGATGACCCCTGCGGGCAGGGACCGGAACGCCCGCTCCACGCGGTCCATGTCGTTGTCCATGGCCAGGACGTCGAGTTTGATGATGTCCGCCATCTCCACGAAGGGCAACAGATCCTTCTGGCCGAAGTAGTCGTCCACGGCGATGGTGTAGCCCGCGTCCTTGAGCCGCCGGACCGCGGCCAGGGCCTCGGCGCCGGGCCGGACGTTCTCGAGGATCTCGATGACGCACCGGTCCTTGGGCAGGGCGAACCCGCCGTCCTCCATGAGCAGTTTTTCCGGGAAGTTGATGAGGATCCTGGCGTTGGCGTCCATGCCCTCCGTCGCCAGGACCAGGCCGTCGGCAACCACCGAGGCCGTGGCCAGGGCCTCGTCGTCGATGTGGGCCACGTTGGTCTCGTCGGAGCGGAAGAGCAGCTCGTAGCCCCAGACGGATTCATCCGGGCGGAAGATGGGCTGCCGGGCAATGAAGACCGCCTCGAACAGGGGCATTCTCTTGTGCGGGGCCAAAGGGACTCCTGGGATGTCGGCCGCCGGGGCGGCTTGGCATGTTATCGTTATTCGAGGACGTTGCCGCGCCGGAGCTTGGCCATGAGCATATCCAGGTCCTCGCCGCATTCGGCCAGGATCTTGTCCAGGTAGGAGAGGTTCCGCTCGATGGCCACCCGGTAGAGATCCTTGTCAATCCCACGGCGTTTGCTGAAATAATACAGCATGTTGCTGTCGGCCCCCCGGAACTCGTTGTCGAGCCGTTTCCGGGCCACGTCCTGGTAGAAGTTGCGGGTCTTGAGGACCAGGTCGAAGGCGTTGTCGTAGCCGGGCAGCTTGGCCTCCTGAAATTCCTCGAAGAGCAGGAGGAGCTTTTCCAGGTAGTAGCGGTCCGCGATCTGGGCGAGGAGGTCGGCGCTGCCCAGGAAGTAGCCCATCTTGCGCATGGCCTCGGTGCGGAAGGCCACCTTGGAGGGGGACATGGCCAGGATGGTGCAGCGGATGCAGTCCGCGATGTCGTCGATGTCCTCATCGGACAGCTGGCCTTCGAGGTCGCAGCGCATGAACTGGATGGAGCGCTCCTCGTGGCCCACGGTGTGCTTGGCCCCGGTGCCCTGCGTGTCGTCCACGTCCTGGATCAGCCCCACGTCGTGGAACAGGGCCGAGAGCAGCCCCTTGCGGCAGTCGTGCTCGGTGAAGGTGTCGCCCCGGACCATGCCGCCGTAGATCAGGCGGACCATGGCCAGGACCACTGAGCAGGTGTGCTCGAAGTTGTGGTACCGGGTATTGCTCGCCCGGAAGCCCGGGTAGCGGCCGTTGAAGAGCTTCTCCACGTCCTCGAAGGCCTTGCGGAAGAGTGTTCCGTCGTAGTCGGGGAAGAACTCCCGCAGCACGTCCTCGGTTTCGCGGCGAACGCATTCGGAATCCAGCGGGTCCAGGCAGTCGTAGAGTTGCGTTTCTATGGGCTTCATACGGCTACTTTCCGGAGGATTCGGTCCACTTGTCGCGGATGGCTTTGATGACGTCGAAGATTTCCATGAATATCTCGACAACCTCGGGGTCGAAATGGGTCCCGGCATCCTTTTCCAGGATGCCGAGGCATTTTTCGTCCGGGAACGGGTCCTTGTAGGAGCGGGGCGAGGCCAGGGCGTCGTAAACGTCGGCCACGGCGCAGATGCGCGCCGAGAGCGGGATGATCTCGCCGTTCATGGCGTACCCGCCCAGGCCCGGGTCCTCGTCCCAGACGTTGGCCAGGGGCACGGCCGGGTAGCCGCCGCCCGCCCATTTCTCGTGGTGGCACAGGGCGATCTCCATGGAC encodes:
- a CDS encoding EAL and HDOD domain-containing protein, whose protein sequence is MAPHKRMPLFEAVFIARQPIFRPDESVWGYELLFRSDETNVAHIDDEALATASVVADGLVLATEGMDANARILINFPEKLLMEDGGFALPKDRCVIEILENVRPGAEALAAVRRLKDAGYTIAVDDYFGQKDLLPFVEMADIIKLDVLAMDNDMDRVERAFRSLPAGVIPLAEKVEQNETFRRLRDMGFALFQGFFFSQPEIIPGRKLSTSETTKLQLLAELAKAELDSNRLGLILQSDPSLTYRLFRYVNSAGMGLREKVKSAKRAIDMIGMIHVKQWLRSALIADLNPSPKAGELAYLAVHRAKFLESICSSSNRTVCEPDTLFMTGLFSLLDAMLGQEMQRILELLPLEKPVTDALRGQGEHYDLLRLATSYERGQWGETAQRLQRLGLDSFQAELLYLQARSWAQKMLGYSKAE
- a CDS encoding HD domain-containing protein; amino-acid sequence: MKPIETQLYDCLDPLDSECVRRETEDVLREFFPDYDGTLFRKAFEDVEKLFNGRYPGFRASNTRYHNFEHTCSVVLAMVRLIYGGMVRGDTFTEHDCRKGLLSALFHDVGLIQDVDDTQGTGAKHTVGHEERSIQFMRCDLEGQLSDEDIDDIADCIRCTILAMSPSKVAFRTEAMRKMGYFLGSADLLAQIADRYYLEKLLLLFEEFQEAKLPGYDNAFDLVLKTRNFYQDVARKRLDNEFRGADSNMLYYFSKRRGIDKDLYRVAIERNLSYLDKILAECGEDLDMLMAKLRRGNVLE
- the murI gene encoding glutamate racemase, whose translation is MKKEAKLPIGMFDSGVGGLTVLKALRERMPCEDVVYLGDTARLPYGTKSPQTVTRYGVQCGAELIRRGIKLLVVACNTASAVALDALREAYPDVPVIGVVDPGARAACAASRNRAIAVIATESTIARGAYQRAIHAIDPQTRIIGHPCPLFVALAEEGWTDGQVPEAVAARYLDPVFKPASGTGHPDVPDTLVLGCTHFPLLAPAIRNVVPAGTTIVDSAATTAETVHQQLQELQLARPENGCGATRYLTTDDAARFARTGSRFLGTPIAEHDVELVDL